The Staphylococcus saprophyticus subsp. saprophyticus ATCC 15305 = NCTC 7292 genome contains the following window.
TTCACAAAATATTGAGCAAGTCATATATGGTAATGTACTACAAGCTGGCAATGGACAAAATCCAGCACGTCAAATCGCTATTAATGCTGGCGTGCCTAATACAACACCAGCTATGACAATAAATGAAGTCTGTGGTTCAGGATTGAAATCCATTATTTTAGGAAAACAATTAATACAATTAGGTGAAGCCAAAGTCGTAGCAGTTGGCGGTGTTGAAAGTATGACGAATGCGCCTCAACTCATTTTAAATGACAGTGAAACACCTGTTGATAGCTTTATGCATGATGGTCTTACTGATGCCTTTATGAATGTACCTATGGGTATTACAGCGGAAAAAATTGCTGAAAAATATGATGTGACACGTGAAGCGCAAGATGCGTTTGCTAATGAATCACAACTGAAAGCACATCAAGCCACACAAGCTAAGAAATTTGAAAATGAAATTGTACCTTTAGAAGATGTAAACGGAGACTGGATGACCACAGATGAAGGTATTCGTGGCAATAGTAGTGTTGAAAAATTAAGTACACTAAAAACAATCTTTAAAGAAGACGGTACTGTGACAGGTGGCAATGCTTCAAGCATTAATGATGGGGCATCAACAATTATCTTGATGGATGAAGTTTATGCCAAAGAAAATGGTTTTGAAATATTAGCATTTGTTGGAGCACATGCAGAAATAGGCTGTGATCCAGAGTTAATGGGTTATGCACCATATCATGCAGTTACAAAATTATTAAACCAAGCTGATAAAGCGATAGAAGACTTTGATGTGGTTGAAATGACAGAAGCTTTTGCGGCGCAGAGTATACCAGTAAGTAAAAATCTAGGTATAGCTGAAGAACAACTCAATTTATATGGTGGAGCGATTGCCTTGGGACACCCTATAGGTGCAAGTGGTACGCGTTTAGTTACAACACTTGTAAATATTTTAACACAAGAAGATAAACAAACAGGCATTGCTACTGCTTGTATTGGTGGCGGTTTAGGTATCGCTATTGCTATAGAAAGAGAGGTTTAATAATGGAAGCATTAGACAAATCATTTCGTCATTTATCAAGAGAAGACAAGTTAAACACGTTAGTTCAAAAAGGTTGGTTAAATGAAGAAAATAAAAATACTTTGTTAAATAATCCTTTAATCCCTGAAGAAATTGCGAATAGTTTAATTGAAAATGTCATTGGACAAGGAACATTACCTGTCGGTTTATTGCCAGAAATTATAGTAGATGATAAATCTTACGTGGTACCGATGATGGTTGAAGAACCATCTGTAGTAGCAGCGGCAAGTTACGGTGCAAAACTTGTCAATCAGACAGGTGGATTTAAAGTTATTTCTAGTGAACGTCTAATGATTGGTCAAATCGTTTTTGATGGAGTATCCGATACTGAGATACTATCACAACAGATATATAATCTCGAAACGCAAATTAAACAAATTGCGGATGAAGTGTATCCTTCTATTATAGAAAGAGGTGGCGGCTATCGTAAAATAGATATTGATACTTTTCCAAATGAAGGGTTATTATCATTAAAAGTATCCGTAGATACCAAAGATGCAATGGGTGCGAATATGTTAAATACCATATTAGAAGGTATAACAGCGTATCTTAAAAATGAATTAAAAGACGTTGATATATTAATGAGTATCTTGTCGAATCATGCCACAGCTTCTGTAGTAAAGGTACAAGGTGAAATTACAGTTGATGCGTTATCTAAAGGTGATCGAGATGGCGAAGCAGTTGCTAAGCGAATGGAACGGGCTTCTGTATTAGCTCAAGTTGATATCCATCGTGCAGCTACACATAATAAAGGTGTCATGAATGGCATACATGCAGTTGTACTCGCAACAGGCAATGATACTAGAGGTGCAGAAGCTACAGCGCATGCTTATGCAAGTAAAGATGGTCAATATCGTGGTTTAGCAACATGGAAATATGATGAAGAAAGACAAACTTTAGTGGGAACAATTGAAGTACCAATGACACTTGCAACGGTAGGTGGAGGCACGAAAGTGTTACCTATTGCAAAAGCATCTCTGGATTTAATGAAAGTAGATTCTGCGCAAGAACTTGGTCATGTTGTTGCGGCAGTTGGTTTAGCACAAAACTTTGCAGCTTGTCGTGCGCTTGTATCTGAGGGTATTCAACAAGGACATATGAGCTTACAATATAAATCTTTAGCAATCGTTGTTGGTGCGCAAGGTGAGGAAATAGCACAAATTGCGGATATGTTAAAAACACAACCAAGAGCGAATACAGCTGTTGCCCAACAATTATTAGACGAATTAAGATTACAAAAACAATAAGTACAATACGAATGATTATAATAGAGTCATTTATTAATTATTTAACCCTTTTTAATTTCTCATTAAAAGGGGTTTTTATTATAAGCGTTAGATATATACGCACGATTCAGGAAATGAAATTATTTTATTTTATGAAAGGCTTTGCATATAATTAAGAAGATGAGTAATTAAAAAAGGGGTGGAGCTTTATGGATTCAAATGAATTGCCAGTACTAGCTTATAAAGATGGAGAAAATAGTGTCGCACCAATACCTGCACATGAGCAACAATTACCTACAGTCACTGCCGAGCCTTGGCTAGAAATATCTAAACAAGGATTACAGTTAGAAGGATTATGCTTTGATAGACAAGGTAACTTATTACTTTGTGAAGTGTTTGGTGGTACGATTTTTCATGTGAATTTACCAGATAAAAAAGTCACTGAACTATTTAAATCGCATAAACAAAACCCAGCAGCCGTCAAAATTCATAAAGATGGCAGACTATTTGTCTGCTATTTAGGGGATTTTGAGAGCACTGGAGGAATCTTCATGGTAGATGCTGACGGTAATGATGCGCAAGATATCGTTTCAGATATTGGAACTGAATACTGTATTGATGATCCTGTCTTTGATAGTAAAGGTGGGTTTTATTTTACTGATTTCCGTGGTTATTCTACTAATCTCAAAGGTGGCGTTTATTATGTATCGCCAGATTTTAAATCAATTACACCAGTCATACAAAATCTTGCAGTTGCTAACGGTGTAGCTTTAAGCACAGATGAAAAAACATTGTGGGTAACAGAAACGAATGCCAATCGTTTACACCGTATCGATTTATTAGAGGATGGGGTGACAATTGCGCCATTTGGTGCTTCCATTCCATATTATTTTACAGGTCATGAGGGTCCAGACTCGTGCTGTATTGATAGCGATGATAATTTGTATGTTGCCATGTATGGTCAAGGAAAAGTTCTCGTTTTTAATAAAAAAGGTTCGCCTATTGGTCAGATATTAATGCCAGGGCGCGATCAAGGTCACATGTTAAGATCGACACATCCAGCGTTTATACCAGGTACAGACCAACTCATCATTTGTGCAAATGACATCGAAAATGATGGGGGATCATGGATATACACTGTTAAAGCATTTGCTAAAGGTCATCAAAGTTATCAATTTCATTAATATATAAAATAAGCGTCCGAGACATGAATAGATGTCTCGGACGCTTATTCTTATTTGGCAGCAGATGACTGAAAACATTGAGCCACCACTTTTTTAGGTATGCGTTTTGGCTTGAATTAAACAGCAAGACGTCATCTATGGCGTGTTTGTAACAGTTATATAAAACGCTGGCTAATCTAGAAAGATTTCTATGGCAATTATGATTTGCATCTATTTAGTCTAAATAGAAACTAATAAATGTAATTGTACTTCGCTGCAGAGGATTTGCTTAACACTCTTGTTCCATAGGCTAAAGGTCGATTGTAATTATATTCAGAGACTTTAATACTACCATTATTATAAACGGTTTCTACATATGCTACATGACCGTATGTGCCACTAGTAGATTGCATGACAGCACGTTTTGCTGGTTTTTTTCCTACACGATATCCGGCTTTTTTAGCTTTACTGTACCAGTACTTTGCATTACCCCAACCATTTGGTACAGCTTTACCGACACTCGCACGTTTTTTAAATACATACCAAGTACATTGGTTTTTATAGTAATAGTTAACAGCAGCATTTGTAGTTTGTGATTCATTAATCGCTTGAAAAGTGACTGTCCCTGTCATTAATAGCGTAGTTGCAATAAATACATTTACTAATTTCTTTTTAATATTCATAGATATCTCCAGTCATTTTTAAAATTATATTTTTATAATAAGGTTGAGAAGTAAAAAGTACAATAATATAAACAATTATTACAAATAACTTTAACAAGGAAGAAATATATGCCACACAATTGTAATATGACATCTGAATAAGTGCATATTTAAAAGTCAATATCACAAATCAATATCATTAATTGTCCAACTATCATTTATTAATTGGTACAGCAGTGGCTATTTTAGTTACCTTAATACATGGTTATGAATTCAGTGAAGTAGAAGAAATGATGTATAAGGGCATAAGACATGCTTTACCAGCGATTGTCATCATTATATTAGTTGGTTTAGTAATCGGCTCATGGATTGGTAGTGGTGTGGTTGCGACTATGATTTATTATGGGTTGCAATTGATAGATCCAAGATATTTCTTGGTTGTAGTTGTTATTTTGTGCGGTATTGTTGCGTTAGCGATTGGCAGTAGTTGGTCAACGATGGCAACGGTGGGAGTAGCATCAATGGGCATTGGAATCAGTATGGGGATTTCAGCTGGTATGGTTGCTGGTGCGGTCATTTGTGGTGCATATTTTGGTGATAAAATGAGCCCGCTTTCTGATACCACGAACTTGGCTTCTGGCTTAACAGGCGTTGATTTATTTGAGCACATTAAACATATGTTCTATACAACGATTCCAGCTTTAATCATTTCACTGGTTGCATTCTTTATTATTGGTCACCGTTTTGGGACGAAAAACTTTGATACAAAAAACATTAATGCCATTCTAGACACCATGCAAAATCACTTTTTAATTACGCCATGGTTATTATTAATTCCTTTAATCGTCATAGCTCTAGTTGTATTAAAAGTACCGGCGATTCCAGCCATCTGTATGGGGATTGTTCTTGGATTTTTTGCACAAATCTTTGTACAAGGTGGTACGATTACAGAAGCATTAACCGCGCTACAAACAGGGTATACGATTGATTCAGGTAATAAACTTGTAGATGAATTATTCAACCGTGGTGGATTAGAATCTATGTTCTACACAATTTCTTTAACATTAGTAGCGATGACATTTGGTGGCGTATTAGAGTACTCAGGTATGCTAAAGGCTTTAATCACTCAGATACTTAAAATTGCAAAGTCTACAGGTACATTAATAGCATCGGTCATCGTATCATGTATCGGCACAAATATTACTTGTTCAGAGCAATACATATCAATCATCGTACCTTCTCGCATGTATATTAATGCCTTTAAGGAGAAGGAATTGCATCCTAAAAACCTTTCGAGAGCACTGGAAGATGGTGGTACATTAAGTTCTGTATTTGTACCTTGGAATACATGCGGCGTATTTATTGCATCTACCTTAGGTGTTTCAGTAATAGAATATGCTCCCTATGCGATATTAAATTATACAGTCCCTATCATCTCAATAATATTTGGTTATATTGGATTTAAAATTGTTAAACTTAGCAATCAAGATAATGAAATAACTAATCAACCAAATAAATCAACACAAACAAATGATGCGAATAATGCTTAAAACTGAAACGAATTTAATAAATAAAAGAAAATAATTTTATTTTGTACGTGTTATGATAGTTTATGAAATGTATTGAATATATGTTCTGTATTCATTTTTTAGTTGAAATGTCTAAAGTGGGATGTAAGCCTAATAGTAAATTTGGTTTCAGTCCTACGATATTATTGAATTATTGAAATTTCAACGTATACTGAATAATATTAAATAAATATATGCAAAGGAGTGAATACATGGACATTAAACATATGAAATATTTTGTTGAAGTTGTTGACCAAAAAGGTATGACGAATGCTTCAAAACATTTATTTATCGCTCAACCGACAATAAGTAAAGCGATTAAAGATTTAGAACAAGAATTAGATATGACATTGTTTGATCGCAGTAAGCGACAACTTGTCTTAACCGATGCGGGTTCGATTTTTTATAAAAAATGTAAGGAAATCTTAACGTTATATAATGATGTGCCGAAAGAAATCAATAGCCTTTTAGGATTGGAAACCGGGCATATCAGTATAGGATTGTCTGCTGTGATGAACATGAACCAATTTATTAATATTTTAGGTGAATTTCATCAAAAATATCCTAATGTTACCTATAGTCTTGTCGAAAATGGCGGGAAAATGATAGAAACACAATTAATTAATGATGAAATCGATATAGGCATCACAACATTACCGGTTGATCAGTCCATTTTTCATTCTGTGACGTTATATCAAGAAGATTTAAAATTAGTATTAAATAAAGAAC
Protein-coding sequences here:
- a CDS encoding thiolase family protein gives rise to the protein MNKIAIVSAKRTPIGRFKGKLSHYSAVELGTKTLEAAIKAINLDSQNIEQVIYGNVLQAGNGQNPARQIAINAGVPNTTPAMTINEVCGSGLKSIILGKQLIQLGEAKVVAVGGVESMTNAPQLILNDSETPVDSFMHDGLTDAFMNVPMGITAEKIAEKYDVTREAQDAFANESQLKAHQATQAKKFENEIVPLEDVNGDWMTTDEGIRGNSSVEKLSTLKTIFKEDGTVTGGNASSINDGASTIILMDEVYAKENGFEILAFVGAHAEIGCDPELMGYAPYHAVTKLLNQADKAIEDFDVVEMTEAFAAQSIPVSKNLGIAEEQLNLYGGAIALGHPIGASGTRLVTTLVNILTQEDKQTGIATACIGGGLGIAIAIEREV
- a CDS encoding hydroxymethylglutaryl-CoA reductase, degradative, whose amino-acid sequence is MEALDKSFRHLSREDKLNTLVQKGWLNEENKNTLLNNPLIPEEIANSLIENVIGQGTLPVGLLPEIIVDDKSYVVPMMVEEPSVVAAASYGAKLVNQTGGFKVISSERLMIGQIVFDGVSDTEILSQQIYNLETQIKQIADEVYPSIIERGGGYRKIDIDTFPNEGLLSLKVSVDTKDAMGANMLNTILEGITAYLKNELKDVDILMSILSNHATASVVKVQGEITVDALSKGDRDGEAVAKRMERASVLAQVDIHRAATHNKGVMNGIHAVVLATGNDTRGAEATAHAYASKDGQYRGLATWKYDEERQTLVGTIEVPMTLATVGGGTKVLPIAKASLDLMKVDSAQELGHVVAAVGLAQNFAACRALVSEGIQQGHMSLQYKSLAIVVGAQGEEIAQIADMLKTQPRANTAVAQQLLDELRLQKQ
- a CDS encoding SMP-30/gluconolactonase/LRE family protein produces the protein MDSNELPVLAYKDGENSVAPIPAHEQQLPTVTAEPWLEISKQGLQLEGLCFDRQGNLLLCEVFGGTIFHVNLPDKKVTELFKSHKQNPAAVKIHKDGRLFVCYLGDFESTGGIFMVDADGNDAQDIVSDIGTEYCIDDPVFDSKGGFYFTDFRGYSTNLKGGVYYVSPDFKSITPVIQNLAVANGVALSTDEKTLWVTETNANRLHRIDLLEDGVTIAPFGASIPYYFTGHEGPDSCCIDSDDNLYVAMYGQGKVLVFNKKGSPIGQILMPGRDQGHMLRSTHPAFIPGTDQLIICANDIENDGGSWIYTVKAFAKGHQSYQFH
- a CDS encoding CHAP domain-containing protein: MNIKKKLVNVFIATTLLMTGTVTFQAINESQTTNAAVNYYYKNQCTWYVFKKRASVGKAVPNGWGNAKYWYSKAKKAGYRVGKKPAKRAVMQSTSGTYGHVAYVETVYNNGSIKVSEYNYNRPLAYGTRVLSKSSAAKYNYIY
- the nhaC gene encoding Na+/H+ antiporter NhaC → MSNYHLLIGTAVAILVTLIHGYEFSEVEEMMYKGIRHALPAIVIIILVGLVIGSWIGSGVVATMIYYGLQLIDPRYFLVVVVILCGIVALAIGSSWSTMATVGVASMGIGISMGISAGMVAGAVICGAYFGDKMSPLSDTTNLASGLTGVDLFEHIKHMFYTTIPALIISLVAFFIIGHRFGTKNFDTKNINAILDTMQNHFLITPWLLLIPLIVIALVVLKVPAIPAICMGIVLGFFAQIFVQGGTITEALTALQTGYTIDSGNKLVDELFNRGGLESMFYTISLTLVAMTFGGVLEYSGMLKALITQILKIAKSTGTLIASVIVSCIGTNITCSEQYISIIVPSRMYINAFKEKELHPKNLSRALEDGGTLSSVFVPWNTCGVFIASTLGVSVIEYAPYAILNYTVPIISIIFGYIGFKIVKLSNQDNEITNQPNKSTQTNDANNA
- the cidR gene encoding cidABC operon transcriptional activator CidR, giving the protein MDIKHMKYFVEVVDQKGMTNASKHLFIAQPTISKAIKDLEQELDMTLFDRSKRQLVLTDAGSIFYKKCKEILTLYNDVPKEINSLLGLETGHISIGLSAVMNMNQFINILGEFHQKYPNVTYSLVENGGKMIETQLINDEIDIGITTLPVDQSIFHSVTLYQEDLKLVLNKEHHLANETHVDMSMLKDEDFILFNEDFYLNDKIIEAAKNAGFIPNTISKISQWNFIENLLNAHLGVSILPENIVHLLDSSFSNKTLEDPGMRWELGVIWKKDKYLSHATKQWIDFMKERL